Proteins co-encoded in one Desulfallas thermosapovorans DSM 6562 genomic window:
- a CDS encoding CoB--CoM heterodisulfide reductase iron-sulfur subunit A family protein, translated as MSTKPDKVGAVLVVGSGIAGIQASLDLAESGYYVYLVEKSPAIGGTMPMLDKTFPTNDCSMCILSPKLVDCGRHLNVNTITNAEVMDIQGEPGNFKVTINQKARFVDPEKCTGCGSCAEECPVKVPDEFNQGLNKRKAIYKLYAQAYPNAYAIDPTRCLKIKKPKACGKCLEVCQAQAIDHTMTDKTMEIEVGSIILCPGFEKFDVGKLEYYGYGKLPNVVSSLEFERILSASGPFGGHLQRPSDGKEPQKIAWIQCVGSRNCRIEHGYCSSVCCMYAIKEAVIAKEHSHYPLDTAIFYMDMRTYGKDFEKYYDKAKLENGVRFIRSRIYEIVDANDGTGNCRIRYANEDGTISYEDFDLVVLSLGLEPASDMVELAGKLGVELNNFNFCQPTALTGVGTNKPGIFVAGAFSGPRDIPETVMQASAAAADSAADLAQARGTLTKVKEYPAEKDVAGEIIRTGVFVCHCGINIGSVVNVPEVVKYAKTLPGVAFAAEKLYACSQDTSAQIKEAIAEYGLNRIVVASCSPRTHEPMFQETLKEAGLNPNLFEMANIRDQCSWVHMHEPEKATAKAKDLVKMAVAKAALLEPISSVSLDMNHDALVIGGGVSGMTSAINLSKQGYKVYLVEKADVLGGIANRIRYGMTGEDISVFVSELINQVQADEKITVYTGAEITNVQGFVGNFETTISSGEVIKHGVTIIATGAEEYKPNEYLYGQNDRVMTLLELEGLLADGDSKVKDAKNIVFIQCVGSRDAERPYCSRICCTKSIKQALKVKEVNPEANVFILYRDIRTYGFYEEMYREARNKGVIFIRYSADNKPVVEAVDNSIKVTVTDHVLGVPVEIDADLVGLAAAIVSAKDTNSKLSQFYKVPLNQEGFFLEAHMKLRPVDFGTDGVFMCGLAHGPKNLEENISQAKAAVGRACTVLAKNSISVEGKCAFVNKKKCAGCGECESVCPAKAVQVDQAEKVAVVNEALCKGCGACASSCRCGAINVKGCTNQQLVAMLNAL; from the coding sequence GTTACCATCAACCAAAAGGCACGTTTTGTAGACCCGGAGAAATGTACCGGTTGCGGGTCATGTGCCGAAGAATGCCCGGTTAAAGTACCGGATGAATTCAACCAGGGGCTGAACAAACGCAAAGCCATTTACAAGCTTTATGCCCAAGCCTATCCCAATGCTTACGCCATTGACCCCACCAGGTGTTTAAAAATTAAGAAGCCTAAAGCATGTGGTAAATGTTTGGAAGTTTGCCAGGCCCAAGCTATTGACCACACCATGACCGACAAAACTATGGAAATTGAAGTCGGTTCAATCATTCTTTGTCCCGGCTTTGAAAAATTCGATGTGGGAAAACTGGAATACTACGGCTATGGCAAGCTTCCCAACGTAGTGAGCAGCTTGGAATTTGAGCGTATTTTGAGCGCATCCGGGCCATTCGGCGGCCACCTGCAGCGGCCTTCGGACGGCAAAGAACCCCAAAAGATTGCCTGGATTCAGTGCGTTGGTTCCCGTAACTGCCGCATTGAGCACGGTTACTGCTCTTCAGTATGCTGCATGTACGCCATTAAGGAAGCCGTGATTGCCAAAGAACACTCTCATTACCCGCTGGATACGGCTATTTTCTATATGGATATGCGTACTTACGGCAAAGATTTTGAAAAGTATTATGATAAAGCCAAATTGGAAAACGGCGTGCGGTTTATCCGTTCCAGGATATACGAGATTGTTGATGCCAATGATGGCACCGGCAACTGTCGTATCCGTTATGCCAACGAGGACGGCACCATTTCTTATGAAGATTTCGACCTGGTGGTACTGTCCCTCGGCTTGGAACCAGCCTCCGATATGGTGGAACTGGCCGGAAAACTGGGTGTGGAATTAAATAATTTTAATTTCTGTCAACCCACTGCATTAACCGGCGTTGGCACTAACAAGCCCGGAATATTTGTAGCCGGAGCCTTCAGCGGCCCGCGGGATATTCCGGAAACTGTAATGCAGGCCAGCGCAGCGGCTGCGGATTCGGCTGCAGATCTAGCCCAAGCGCGCGGCACATTGACCAAGGTTAAGGAATACCCGGCTGAAAAGGATGTCGCCGGTGAAATAATTCGTACCGGTGTATTCGTGTGCCATTGTGGTATCAATATCGGCAGTGTAGTTAATGTACCTGAAGTGGTGAAATACGCCAAAACCCTACCGGGAGTGGCTTTTGCCGCTGAAAAACTTTATGCTTGCTCGCAAGATACATCGGCTCAAATAAAAGAAGCCATCGCCGAGTATGGTCTGAACAGAATAGTAGTTGCTTCCTGTAGTCCCCGGACTCACGAACCTATGTTCCAGGAAACACTAAAAGAGGCCGGCCTTAACCCCAACCTGTTCGAAATGGCCAATATTCGTGACCAGTGTTCTTGGGTGCATATGCATGAACCCGAAAAAGCTACCGCCAAAGCCAAAGACCTGGTTAAAATGGCTGTAGCTAAAGCTGCATTACTGGAACCCATCAGCTCTGTAAGTCTGGACATGAATCATGACGCACTAGTTATCGGTGGCGGCGTATCCGGTATGACCAGCGCTATTAACCTTTCCAAACAGGGATACAAAGTATACCTGGTAGAAAAGGCTGATGTACTGGGCGGTATAGCCAACCGCATCCGCTACGGAATGACCGGTGAAGATATATCTGTATTTGTCAGTGAATTAATCAACCAGGTACAGGCTGACGAAAAAATTACCGTTTATACCGGTGCTGAAATTACCAATGTTCAGGGTTTTGTAGGTAATTTTGAAACCACCATCAGCAGCGGTGAGGTAATTAAGCATGGTGTTACCATCATCGCCACCGGTGCTGAAGAATATAAACCCAATGAATACCTGTACGGGCAAAATGACCGTGTTATGACACTTTTGGAACTGGAAGGCTTACTGGCTGATGGCGACAGCAAGGTGAAAGACGCAAAGAATATTGTGTTCATCCAGTGTGTTGGCAGCAGAGACGCCGAGCGCCCGTACTGCAGCAGGATTTGCTGCACCAAATCCATTAAACAGGCACTTAAAGTAAAGGAAGTAAATCCTGAAGCCAATGTTTTCATTTTATACCGTGACATCAGAACATATGGTTTTTATGAGGAAATGTACCGTGAAGCTCGCAACAAGGGCGTTATCTTTATCCGTTACTCGGCGGATAACAAACCGGTTGTTGAAGCAGTTGACAACAGCATAAAAGTTACCGTAACCGACCACGTGCTGGGCGTACCGGTGGAAATTGACGCTGACTTAGTAGGCCTGGCTGCTGCCATTGTATCAGCCAAGGATACAAACAGCAAATTAAGCCAGTTCTATAAAGTGCCCCTTAACCAGGAAGGTTTCTTCCTTGAAGCACATATGAAACTACGCCCTGTGGATTTCGGTACCGACGGCGTATTTATGTGCGGCTTGGCCCACGGGCCCAAAAACCTGGAAGAAAATATCAGCCAGGCCAAAGCTGCCGTTGGACGTGCCTGTACCGTACTGGCCAAGAACTCCATTTCCGTGGAAGGTAAATGTGCCTTTGTCAATAAGAAAAAATGCGCCGGTTGTGGTGAGTGCGAATCAGTTTGCCCGGCCAAGGCTGTGCAAGTTGATCAGGCAGAGAAAGTCGCTGTTGTTAACGAAGCTCTGTGTAAAGGGTGCGGTGCCTGTGCCTCCTCTTGCCGTTGTGGAGCAATAAACGTCAAGGGTTGCACCAACCAACAATTAGTAGCTATGTTAAACGCGCTATAG